Proteins encoded together in one Caldicellulosiruptor saccharolyticus DSM 8903 window:
- the mnmG gene encoding tRNA uridine-5-carboxymethylaminomethyl(34) synthesis enzyme MnmG translates to MEFVAGEYDIVVVGAGHAGCEAALACARLGLKTIVFAINLDSIGNMPCNPSIGGTGKGHLVREIDALGGEMGKAADATAIQVRILNRAKGPAVYSLRAQCDRARYKLYMKRVLESQPNLDIRQGEVCDILVEDGKVTGVKLTTGAIFRAKAVVLATGTFLGGRIIIGETVYDGGPDGMHPAKYLTESLKKLGIEMMRFKTGTPARVHRRSLDFSKMQIQLGDEVITPFSFEHETLEIEQVPCYLTYTTEETHRIIRENLHRAPLFTGLIQGVGPRYCPSIEDKVVRFADKPRHQVFIEPMGRDTEEMYVQGMSSSLPEDVQIKMYRSVIGLENVQIMRPAYAIEYDCINPLQLEATLQFKKIKGLFSAGQINGTSGYEEAAAQGIIAGINAAMYVKGKEMLVLDRSQAYIGVLIDDLVTKGTNEPYRIMTSRAEYRLILRQDNADLRLTEIGYRIGLISQERYEKFLKKKKMIEDEIERLKKTVIAPSDKVNKFLIEHGSSPISTGVKLSELLKRPELSYEALREIDPQRPDLPRSVKEEVEIEIKYEGYIKKQLQQIEQFKKLENKKIPEWVDYNQISGLSTEAKQKLSQIRPASIGQASRISGVSPADISVLLIWLEQAKKGSK, encoded by the coding sequence ATGGAATTTGTTGCGGGTGAGTATGACATTGTGGTTGTTGGTGCAGGTCATGCAGGGTGTGAGGCTGCCTTGGCTTGTGCAAGACTTGGGCTTAAAACCATTGTGTTTGCTATAAACTTAGATTCAATCGGGAATATGCCGTGCAACCCAAGCATAGGCGGCACTGGAAAAGGTCACTTGGTGCGTGAGATAGATGCGCTTGGCGGTGAGATGGGCAAGGCAGCAGACGCAACAGCCATTCAGGTGAGGATTCTCAACAGGGCAAAAGGTCCTGCTGTGTACTCACTTCGAGCTCAGTGTGACAGAGCAAGATACAAACTGTATATGAAAAGGGTGCTCGAGAGCCAACCAAACCTTGACATCAGACAGGGCGAGGTTTGTGATATTTTGGTTGAGGATGGCAAAGTCACTGGTGTAAAGCTCACAACTGGTGCAATTTTTAGGGCGAAAGCGGTTGTGCTTGCCACTGGCACATTTCTTGGTGGCAGAATTATAATAGGTGAGACTGTGTATGATGGTGGGCCTGATGGTATGCACCCAGCTAAGTATCTTACAGAAAGTCTCAAAAAGCTTGGGATTGAAATGATGAGGTTCAAAACAGGTACTCCTGCAAGGGTGCACAGAAGGTCTTTGGACTTTTCAAAGATGCAAATACAGCTCGGTGATGAGGTTATAACTCCATTTTCGTTTGAACACGAGACACTGGAAATAGAGCAAGTCCCTTGCTATTTGACATATACAACAGAGGAGACTCATAGAATAATAAGAGAAAATCTTCACCGCGCACCACTTTTTACAGGGCTTATTCAGGGTGTTGGGCCAAGGTACTGTCCTTCTATTGAAGACAAGGTTGTAAGGTTTGCAGACAAGCCAAGGCATCAGGTGTTCATCGAACCAATGGGACGAGATACTGAGGAAATGTACGTTCAAGGAATGTCTTCGTCGTTGCCAGAAGATGTTCAGATTAAGATGTACAGAAGCGTGATTGGCCTTGAAAATGTGCAGATAATGCGCCCTGCATATGCAATTGAATATGACTGCATAAATCCGTTGCAGCTTGAGGCTACTTTGCAGTTTAAGAAAATCAAAGGACTTTTCTCAGCAGGCCAGATAAACGGAACCTCTGGGTATGAAGAGGCAGCAGCACAAGGAATCATCGCTGGGATTAACGCTGCGATGTATGTAAAAGGAAAAGAGATGCTGGTTTTAGACAGGTCTCAGGCATATATTGGTGTTTTGATAGATGATCTTGTAACAAAAGGCACAAATGAACCTTACAGAATCATGACATCAAGGGCTGAATATAGACTCATTTTGCGTCAGGACAATGCTGATTTGAGGCTTACAGAGATTGGGTATAGAATTGGGCTTATATCACAGGAAAGATATGAGAAATTTTTGAAAAAGAAAAAAATGATTGAAGATGAGATAGAGCGTTTAAAAAAGACCGTGATTGCACCAAGTGATAAGGTGAACAAATTTTTAATTGAACATGGTTCGTCGCCTATTTCAACAGGTGTAAAGCTATCAGAGCTTTTGAAAAGGCCCGAGCTTTCATATGAAGCTTTGCGCGAGATTGACCCTCAGCGGCCGGACTTGCCACGTTCTGTGAAGGAAGAGGTTGAAATTGAGATAAAGTATGAGGGATATATCAAAAAACAGCTACAGCAAATTGAACAGTTCAAAAAGCTTGAGAACAAAAAGATTCCTGAGTGGGTTGACTATAATCAGATTTCTGGTCTTTCAACTGAGGCAAAACAAAAGCTTTCTCAAATAAGACCTGCTTCGATTGGCCAAGCATCAAGAATATCTGGTGTGTCGCCTGCTGATATTTCGGTGCTTTTAATCTGGCTTGAGCAAGCAAAAAAAGGTTCTAAATAG
- a CDS encoding DUF4446 family protein gives MKDFLSSYSNQIIIALLSINMILFIALLIQSVKNKNLKRRFLALVKNDDFKTIEEILRETNEKIEYFEEVLKALHKSYRVLSENSKLNIKKLGVVRYDAFENVGSKLSFAIALLDEYDNGVVLNSIYSRDGSSIYAKPIENGLSKYPLSAEEMQAIDLARKNYLAKEIKE, from the coding sequence ATGAAAGATTTTCTTAGTAGTTACTCAAACCAGATTATAATTGCACTTCTTTCGATAAATATGATACTTTTTATAGCACTGCTTATTCAGTCAGTGAAGAATAAAAATCTAAAAAGACGTTTTTTAGCCCTTGTAAAAAATGATGATTTTAAAACAATTGAAGAGATTTTGAGAGAAACAAATGAAAAGATAGAGTATTTTGAAGAGGTTTTAAAGGCTTTGCACAAAAGTTACAGAGTGCTCAGTGAGAACTCAAAGCTAAATATAAAGAAGCTTGGAGTTGTGAGGTATGATGCATTTGAAAATGTTGGGAGCAAACTCAGTTTTGCAATTGCCCTCTTAGATGAGTACGACAATGGAGTTGTATTAAATAGCATATATTCAAGAGATGGATCAAGCATATATGCAAAGCCAATTGAAAATGGTCTATCTAAGTATCCGCTTTCAGCTGAAGAGATGCAGGCAATTGACTTAGCAAGGAAAAATTACCTTGCAAAAGAGATAAAAGAATAA
- the jag gene encoding RNA-binding cell elongation regulator Jag/EloR: MKCVEKIAKTVDEAVELALKELGVSREKVEVQVIDEGSKGLLGIIGARPAKVKVILKQTPEEKIQEFLSEVCSKMNVKIERMDILKDGEFIKVNLFGKNTYQLIGKDGEVLDALQFLTGIIVNRGAPEEESVRIILDCQNFRKKKEERLRRLALSLADKVARSKKSIKLRPMTPYERRIIHTTLQNHRFVTTYSEGEEPYRKVVITLK, from the coding sequence ATGAAATGTGTAGAAAAAATAGCAAAAACGGTAGATGAGGCTGTTGAGCTTGCTTTAAAAGAACTTGGTGTTTCGCGTGAAAAGGTTGAGGTTCAGGTAATTGACGAGGGGTCAAAAGGACTTTTGGGGATAATTGGAGCAAGGCCAGCAAAGGTAAAGGTCATACTCAAACAAACGCCTGAGGAGAAGATTCAAGAGTTTTTGTCAGAAGTGTGTAGCAAGATGAATGTTAAGATTGAGAGGATGGACATATTAAAAGATGGGGAGTTCATAAAAGTAAATCTATTTGGGAAGAATACCTATCAATTAATTGGTAAAGACGGTGAGGTTTTAGATGCGCTTCAGTTTTTGACGGGTATTATTGTGAACAGGGGGGCACCTGAGGAGGAATCTGTGAGAATAATCCTTGACTGTCAGAACTTCAGAAAGAAAAAAGAAGAACGACTCAGACGTCTTGCACTTTCTCTTGCAGACAAAGTTGCAAGAAGCAAAAAGAGTATTAAGCTAAGACCAATGACACCGTATGAAAGAAGAATTATACACACAACACTGCAAAACCACCGGTTTGTGACAACTTACTCAGAAGGAGAAGAACCATATAGAAAAGTGGTTATAACTTTAAAATAA
- the mnmE gene encoding tRNA uridine-5-carboxymethylaminomethyl(34) synthesis GTPase MnmE yields MEFDTIAAISTPIGTGGIGIIRISGQNSIEVAGKIIKSKRFNSIYDIPVRYAALVEVYDNDEFIDQAILIKFKAPHSYTGEDVVEIQSHGGMVVLRRILEVVIKNGARHAMPGEFTKRAFLNGRLDLSQAEAIIDIINSKTELLQKNAAKQLKGVLSKKIDEIAEILLNLISSIEASIDFSEHEVDEISPQEIEKSIDTALEMIYRLLKTYETGRAIKSGIYTVIVGRPNVGKSSLLNRLLKEERSIVTDIPGTTRDVIEEVLDIEGIPIILVDTAGVRQTEDIVERIGVERTLKSVERADLVIFMIESDGITKEDIEIFSSIKNKKYIILVNKTDKGINISQDEIKKLFGKEGIFISIAKDENLELVEKAIKEAILEQNIEGFDEVLITNLRHKELLLKAKGFLTSAKQNLYSFPLDILSIDLKNALDSIYQITGKNVTEDMVDRIFSMFCIGK; encoded by the coding sequence ATGGAATTTGATACAATTGCAGCAATTTCAACCCCAATTGGCACTGGCGGGATTGGGATAATTAGAATCTCTGGGCAGAATTCAATTGAAGTTGCAGGGAAAATAATAAAGAGTAAAAGATTCAATAGCATTTATGATATACCTGTCAGATATGCAGCTTTGGTTGAGGTGTATGACAATGACGAGTTTATTGACCAGGCCATTTTGATAAAATTCAAAGCGCCTCATTCGTACACAGGTGAAGATGTTGTTGAGATTCAGTCTCACGGTGGCATGGTTGTTTTGAGAAGAATTTTAGAAGTGGTTATAAAAAATGGGGCACGCCATGCAATGCCCGGCGAGTTTACAAAAAGAGCGTTTTTAAACGGCAGGCTTGATCTGTCGCAGGCAGAGGCTATAATTGATATAATAAATTCAAAAACAGAGCTTTTGCAAAAAAACGCTGCAAAACAGTTAAAAGGGGTTCTTAGCAAAAAGATAGATGAGATAGCAGAGATTTTGCTAAATTTAATATCTTCAATTGAAGCGTCAATTGACTTTTCTGAACACGAGGTTGATGAGATATCTCCACAGGAGATTGAAAAAAGCATTGATACTGCTTTAGAAATGATATATAGGCTTTTGAAGACATATGAAACGGGAAGAGCAATAAAAAGTGGAATTTACACAGTAATTGTCGGAAGACCAAACGTTGGAAAGTCTTCTCTTTTAAACAGGCTGCTTAAAGAAGAGAGGTCAATTGTCACAGACATCCCTGGCACAACAAGAGATGTAATTGAAGAGGTTTTAGACATCGAGGGAATACCAATTATCCTTGTTGACACAGCAGGTGTGAGGCAGACGGAGGATATTGTGGAGAGAATTGGTGTTGAGAGAACTCTCAAGAGCGTTGAGAGAGCTGATCTTGTGATTTTCATGATTGAGTCAGATGGGATTACTAAGGAGGATATTGAGATTTTCAGTAGCATAAAAAATAAAAAATATATAATCTTAGTAAACAAAACGGATAAGGGTATAAATATATCACAGGATGAGATAAAAAAGCTTTTTGGCAAAGAAGGAATATTCATTTCCATTGCAAAGGATGAGAATTTAGAGCTTGTTGAAAAGGCAATAAAAGAGGCTATTTTGGAACAAAATATTGAAGGGTTTGATGAAGTGCTGATAACAAATTTGAGGCACAAAGAACTTCTTTTAAAGGCAAAAGGGTTTTTGACTTCTGCAAAACAAAACCTCTACAGCTTTCCGCTTGACATTCTATCAATTGACCTCAAAAACGCACTTGATAGCATATATCAGATAACAGGCAAAAACGTCACAGAAGACATGGTTGATAGGATATTTTCAATGTTCTGTATTGGGAAATAA
- a CDS encoding ParB/RepB/Spo0J family partition protein — translation MFSLLIRQTNKLDMEKELYTIEMIPINKVLPNPFQPRTNFDEKLIEGLAESIKNYGLLQPIIVRKRGEVYYLIAGERRLRACKHLGFDKIKAIVINVTDIESAILALIENIQRQDLDFFEEAQGYKQLIEEFGLTQVEIAKRVGKTQSAIANKIRLLSLPPDVRWIIRENELSERHARALLKLESEEDMKYIIPKIIENGLTVAQTERLISEYLNNKKVTKNGKAIKVSMNDCRVIYNTIKKALKIFQKTDINYDIKENKTEAYYEIIVRINKKSPQTSS, via the coding sequence TTGTTTTCACTTTTAATTAGGCAAACAAACAAGTTGGATATGGAAAAAGAGCTTTATACTATTGAGATGATACCTATAAATAAGGTTTTGCCAAATCCTTTTCAGCCGAGGACTAATTTTGATGAAAAGCTTATCGAAGGGCTTGCTGAGTCAATAAAAAATTATGGGCTTTTGCAGCCAATAATTGTGAGAAAACGTGGTGAGGTTTATTACTTAATTGCAGGTGAGAGAAGACTTAGAGCTTGTAAACATCTTGGTTTTGATAAGATTAAAGCAATTGTCATAAATGTCACAGACATTGAAAGTGCAATATTGGCGCTTATAGAGAACATCCAGCGTCAGGACCTTGATTTTTTTGAAGAGGCGCAAGGTTACAAACAGCTTATAGAAGAGTTTGGCTTAACTCAGGTTGAGATAGCAAAACGAGTTGGCAAGACACAAAGTGCTATTGCAAACAAGATAAGGCTTTTGTCACTTCCTCCTGATGTTCGTTGGATAATTCGTGAAAATGAGCTGTCTGAGCGACATGCAAGAGCTCTTTTGAAGCTTGAATCAGAGGAAGATATGAAATACATAATTCCAAAGATAATTGAAAATGGACTCACAGTTGCTCAGACCGAAAGACTAATTTCAGAGTACCTTAACAATAAGAAAGTAACAAAAAATGGAAAAGCAATTAAGGTTTCAATGAATGATTGTAGGGTTATTTACAATACCATAAAAAAGGCCTTGAAAATTTTCCAAAAGACTGATATAAATTATGATATAAAAGAAAATAAAACTGAAGCATACTACGAAATAATCGTTAGAATAAATAAAAAATCCCCGCAGACCTCCTCGTAA
- a CDS encoding alkaline phosphatase, whose protein sequence is MKKFFKSKKASIISLLLILCLVFSTLVFASQDSNKQSNKVKNVILMIPDGMTIAHTTLARWYQGGEPLSMDEIACGLVRTYSANNPITDSAPAATAYATGYKTQNRYLSIYPEIASMPGVGQVEEKDFFKPIVTILEAAKKFGKSTGLVVTCQFPHATPAAFAAHTDNRNDYESIAEQMVYNQVDVVLGGGWKYIDKNQRKDKEDLVQYLRDNGFVVTTKWEDLKNESPRKVWGLFAQDAMHYEFDRNGTDKPSLAEMTQKALQILSKNKNGFFLMVEGSEIDWASHANDPVGVVSEVLAFDKAVKVALDFAKSRDDTAVIIAPDHNNGGMTLGNYSAQVDSVLLNDFLKYIKKAKRTGSGIEDLLGNNRTDENIKKIVSQYYGVDNLTQDEIDAIKKAPAGRLNYVLGPIISKRSYIGWTTNEHTGEDVVLYAYHPNGYVPHGVIDNTEVCDYIADILGIDLGSFNENSYISNVDLEEKGYNVTIDTSNPNNIQLVISSKGKTYIVPQNKNAVIEGNKQYTLKYVSAYITSAKRFFVSSEIEEILK, encoded by the coding sequence ATGAAAAAATTTTTTAAATCTAAAAAGGCTTCTATAATCTCGTTACTTCTTATTCTCTGCCTTGTTTTTAGCACCCTTGTCTTTGCAAGCCAAGACAGTAACAAACAGTCCAACAAAGTTAAAAACGTAATACTCATGATACCAGATGGCATGACAATAGCTCACACCACTTTGGCAAGATGGTATCAAGGCGGAGAACCTCTTTCAATGGATGAGATAGCATGTGGGCTTGTGAGAACATACTCAGCAAACAACCCAATAACTGACTCAGCACCAGCTGCAACAGCATATGCGACAGGATACAAAACACAAAACAGATATCTTTCCATCTACCCGGAGATTGCTTCAATGCCAGGTGTTGGCCAGGTTGAAGAAAAAGACTTCTTCAAACCAATTGTGACAATCTTAGAAGCAGCAAAAAAGTTTGGAAAGTCAACAGGCCTTGTTGTAACTTGTCAATTTCCTCATGCAACCCCTGCAGCTTTTGCAGCGCATACAGATAATAGGAATGACTACGAAAGTATAGCTGAACAAATGGTTTACAATCAGGTTGATGTGGTACTTGGTGGTGGGTGGAAGTATATTGACAAAAATCAAAGAAAAGACAAAGAAGATTTAGTTCAGTATTTAAGAGATAATGGATTTGTTGTAACAACCAAGTGGGAAGATTTGAAAAATGAATCGCCAAGAAAGGTTTGGGGACTTTTTGCTCAAGATGCAATGCACTATGAATTTGACAGAAATGGCACAGACAAACCTTCTTTGGCAGAGATGACACAAAAAGCACTGCAGATTTTATCAAAAAATAAAAATGGATTCTTCTTGATGGTTGAAGGAAGCGAAATAGACTGGGCATCACATGCAAATGACCCAGTTGGTGTTGTCTCAGAGGTGTTGGCATTTGACAAGGCAGTAAAAGTAGCCTTAGATTTTGCAAAATCAAGAGATGATACAGCAGTAATAATTGCACCAGACCACAACAACGGTGGAATGACCTTAGGAAATTACTCAGCTCAAGTAGATTCTGTTTTGCTCAATGATTTCTTAAAATATATCAAAAAAGCAAAAAGAACAGGCAGCGGAATTGAAGATTTGCTTGGAAACAACAGAACAGATGAGAATATCAAAAAAATAGTTTCACAATATTACGGAGTTGACAATCTCACTCAAGATGAAATAGATGCAATCAAAAAGGCACCAGCAGGAAGGCTTAATTATGTTCTTGGTCCAATCATCAGCAAGCGTTCATATATCGGCTGGACTACAAATGAGCACACAGGTGAAGACGTCGTACTTTATGCGTATCATCCAAACGGATACGTTCCTCATGGTGTTATAGACAACACAGAAGTTTGTGATTATATAGCTGATATTTTGGGAATAGACCTTGGAAGCTTCAATGAAAATAGTTACATCTCAAACGTAGACTTAGAAGAAAAAGGTTACAATGTGACAATTGATACAAGCAATCCAAATAATATTCAGCTTGTGATAAGCAGCAAGGGCAAGACATATATTGTGCCACAAAATAAGAATGCAGTAATTGAAGGAAACAAACAATATACTCTCAAATATGTTAGTGCGTATATTACAAGTGCAAAGAGATTCTTTGTGTCAAGTGAGATAGAAGAAATATTGAAATAG
- a CDS encoding ParA family protein — MARVVAVVNQKGGVGKTTTCVNLSAAISKKGKKVLAVDCDPQGNLTSGFGIDKKSLEKTIYDVLIGSADIKEVIIKDKFENLDILPSNVNLAGSEIELVSVIAREYRLKSAIESVKSEYDYIFIDCPPSLGLLTLNALAASDSVVIPIQCEYYALEGLSQLSSTINLVRKHLNKHLEIDGVVLTMFDSRTNLSLEVVEEVKKYFGEKVFLSIIPRNVRLSEAPSFGLPGIFYDPDSKGARAYIELADEYLNKVKKS; from the coding sequence ATGGCAAGAGTTGTGGCAGTTGTCAATCAAAAAGGTGGAGTTGGAAAGACAACAACCTGTGTGAATTTATCTGCTGCAATAAGTAAAAAGGGAAAAAAGGTTTTGGCTGTTGACTGTGACCCACAGGGCAATCTCACAAGTGGTTTTGGGATTGACAAAAAGTCTTTAGAAAAAACTATTTATGATGTTCTGATAGGCAGTGCTGATATAAAAGAGGTTATAATAAAAGATAAATTTGAGAATTTAGATATTCTTCCTTCAAATGTGAATTTAGCAGGAAGCGAGATAGAGCTTGTCTCTGTGATAGCAAGAGAATATAGGTTAAAAAGTGCTATTGAGAGTGTCAAGAGTGAATATGATTACATATTTATTGATTGTCCACCTTCCTTAGGACTTTTGACCTTAAATGCTCTTGCTGCGTCTGATTCTGTCGTAATACCTATTCAGTGCGAGTACTATGCCTTAGAGGGGCTTTCTCAGCTTTCAAGTACAATAAACCTTGTAAGAAAACATCTGAACAAGCATCTTGAGATTGATGGTGTAGTTTTGACAATGTTTGACTCAAGGACAAATCTTTCACTAGAGGTTGTGGAAGAAGTAAAAAAATATTTTGGTGAGAAGGTCTTTTTGAGTATTATTCCAAGGAATGTAAGACTTTCAGAAGCACCTTCGTTTGGACTTCCAGGGATTTTTTATGACCCGGATTCAAAAGGAGCACGTGCATATATAGAACTTGCTGATGAGTACCTAAATAAAGTGAAGAAGAGTTAA
- a CDS encoding ParB/RepB/Spo0J family partition protein, with the protein MKKRLGKGLDALFDDRVQNFDESIDDIQATNDERIEEIEIDKILTSNEQPRKIFDDNEIEELAQSIKNVGLIQPLVVRREGDKYVLIAGERRLRACKIAGLQKVPCIVRNYTNPTEVALIENIQRKDLNPYEEALAYKKLIDEHGYTQEELAKRIGISRSKIANTLRILNIGQNILQMIIEGKISEGHAKVLLSVENDTERENLAKLVVEKDLSVRELEEIVKAKDKQKKDEVENEVLKELEENLMKLFGLKVKIHKKKKKGKIEIEFSSEEELEKIISILMP; encoded by the coding sequence ATGAAAAAACGGCTTGGGAAGGGCCTTGATGCCCTATTTGATGACAGAGTGCAGAATTTTGATGAAAGTATAGATGATATACAGGCTACTAATGATGAGAGAATAGAAGAGATTGAGATTGACAAAATTTTAACTTCAAACGAACAGCCAAGAAAGATTTTTGATGATAATGAAATTGAAGAGCTTGCTCAGTCGATTAAAAATGTGGGACTCATTCAACCTCTTGTTGTGAGAAGAGAAGGAGATAAATATGTACTCATTGCTGGCGAGAGAAGACTTAGGGCTTGTAAAATTGCAGGGCTTCAAAAGGTTCCTTGTATTGTTCGCAACTATACAAATCCAACTGAGGTTGCACTCATTGAAAATATTCAACGAAAAGATTTAAACCCATATGAAGAAGCGCTTGCTTATAAAAAGCTTATTGATGAACATGGTTATACACAAGAAGAACTTGCAAAGAGAATTGGAATTTCAAGGTCAAAGATTGCAAATACTTTGAGAATATTAAATATTGGTCAGAATATATTGCAGATGATAATTGAAGGCAAGATTTCTGAAGGTCATGCTAAAGTACTTTTGTCTGTTGAAAATGATACTGAAAGAGAGAACTTGGCAAAGCTTGTAGTTGAAAAGGATTTAAGTGTGAGAGAACTTGAAGAGATTGTAAAGGCAAAAGACAAACAAAAGAAGGATGAGGTTGAGAATGAGGTCCTAAAAGAGTTAGAGGAAAATCTTATGAAGCTATTTGGGCTAAAGGTCAAGATTCATAAGAAAAAGAAAAAAGGAAAGATTGAGATAGAATTCAGCAGTGAAGAGGAACTTGAAAAGATCATCTCAATACTCATGCCATAA
- a CDS encoding phosphate ABC transporter substrate-binding protein: MKSFKISKKLFSALILTCFAMSILLTGIFAFGQSLFVKSKSLPITVSHKQIIITFSQEISKGPNFGNIVLLKNKKTKVPISASISANKLVVAIKQSLVAKAQYQLTVPANAVKGSQGGSNSELKFSFIPQSTSANLSGRILIAGSTSVQPLADELAKYFMQQNPKISIEVQGGGSSVGIKSAIQSIVDIGTSSRELTEDETRQLSAKGWQQIKIAEDGIAVIVHKTNPVSNLSIEQIRDIFSGKIKNWKEVGGKNAPIVVVTREEGSGTRGAFEEIVMGKAKITDSAIVQPSTGAVKTTVSQDENAIGFISLGVLDSTVKGVKVDGVEPTEKNVKLGKYKVKRPFLFLVSKNPSRVTKAFVDFVLSDEGQAIVAKNYISVK; encoded by the coding sequence ATGAAAAGTTTTAAGATTTCAAAAAAACTGTTTTCAGCTTTGATTTTAACTTGTTTTGCGATGTCAATTTTACTAACAGGTATCTTTGCATTTGGTCAGTCACTTTTTGTTAAGTCAAAGTCACTTCCAATAACTGTATCACACAAACAGATTATAATCACATTTTCTCAAGAGATTTCAAAAGGTCCGAATTTCGGAAATATAGTGCTTCTAAAAAATAAAAAAACCAAGGTTCCAATTTCAGCATCTATATCTGCAAACAAGCTTGTTGTTGCCATCAAACAATCACTTGTCGCAAAAGCACAGTACCAACTTACAGTTCCTGCAAATGCTGTTAAAGGCTCGCAAGGAGGTTCAAATTCAGAGCTAAAATTTTCATTTATTCCACAGTCAACATCAGCAAATCTTTCTGGAAGAATACTCATTGCAGGTTCAACATCTGTTCAGCCACTTGCCGATGAGCTTGCTAAGTACTTCATGCAGCAAAATCCAAAGATTTCTATTGAGGTTCAAGGTGGAGGGTCATCTGTTGGTATAAAATCCGCTATCCAAAGCATTGTTGATATTGGAACATCATCAAGGGAACTTACAGAGGATGAGACAAGGCAGCTTTCCGCAAAAGGTTGGCAGCAGATAAAGATTGCAGAAGATGGAATAGCAGTAATTGTTCACAAGACAAATCCAGTTTCTAACTTGAGTATTGAGCAAATTAGAGACATATTCTCTGGCAAAATTAAAAACTGGAAAGAGGTTGGCGGTAAAAACGCTCCTATTGTAGTTGTTACACGTGAGGAAGGTTCAGGTACAAGAGGAGCATTTGAAGAGATAGTTATGGGCAAAGCAAAGATAACAGACTCGGCAATTGTCCAGCCATCAACAGGTGCTGTCAAAACAACTGTATCACAGGATGAAAATGCAATAGGATTTATCTCACTTGGGGTTTTAGACAGCACAGTAAAAGGTGTAAAGGTTGATGGAGTTGAGCCAACTGAGAAAAATGTAAAGCTTGGAAAGTACAAAGTTAAAAGGCCATTCCTCTTCTTAGTATCAAAGAATCCAAGTAGAGTGACAAAAGCATTTGTAGACTTTGTACTATCAGATGAAGGTCAGGCAATTGTCGCAAAGAATTATATTTCTGTTAAATAA
- the rsmG gene encoding 16S rRNA (guanine(527)-N(7))-methyltransferase RsmG produces MELLDRVLEFYSIKNSSVVKELLLRFMKLVLEKNKHFNLTAIENEDEFVIKHIADSLSLIRFLQNSDGKLVRAVDIGSGFGVPGIPVKIAKPSISLVLNDSNKKKCNFMNEAKDHLGLSGIEVVCQRAEELGKEVEFRESFDFAFARAVDKLNVLCEYALPLLKIGGAFLAQKGFECEDELESAKNAIAMLGGEIEKIEKFTLPESDEKRSIIVIRKLRQTPIEFPRKTKQIIKKPLS; encoded by the coding sequence ATGGAGCTTTTAGATAGAGTTTTAGAGTTTTATAGCATAAAAAATAGTTCTGTTGTAAAAGAACTTCTTTTGAGATTTATGAAATTAGTTCTTGAGAAAAATAAACACTTTAATCTCACAGCAATTGAAAATGAAGATGAGTTTGTGATAAAACACATTGCAGACTCACTTTCTTTGATAAGGTTTCTTCAAAACAGTGATGGAAAATTAGTGCGTGCAGTTGACATTGGTTCTGGTTTTGGGGTTCCTGGGATCCCTGTGAAGATTGCAAAACCAAGTATAAGCTTGGTTTTAAATGATTCCAACAAAAAGAAGTGCAATTTTATGAATGAGGCAAAAGACCATTTGGGTTTATCTGGCATTGAAGTTGTCTGCCAAAGAGCAGAAGAACTTGGGAAAGAGGTTGAGTTTAGAGAGAGTTTTGACTTTGCGTTTGCAAGAGCTGTGGACAAACTAAATGTGCTTTGCGAATATGCGCTTCCTCTTTTGAAGATTGGTGGAGCTTTTTTGGCCCAGAAAGGTTTTGAATGTGAGGATGAGCTTGAGAGCGCCAAAAATGCAATTGCAATGCTTGGTGGTGAGATAGAGAAGATTGAAAAATTCACATTGCCAGAATCAGATGAAAAAAGAAGTATAATTGTCATAAGAAAATTGCGACAAACTCCGATTGAGTTTCCCAGAAAAACAAAGCAAATAATAAAAAAGCCCCTTAGTTGA